In one window of bacterium DNA:
- a CDS encoding AraC family transcriptional regulator, translated as MSEPFHSQQSTSSHVRSVGIPLVRAVQLEPFVAAAERLGIRTERYLDQVRLSGSVLERPQEMIARRQVWGFANQIEREQGLTNYGLEAATTDPIATLGAFGRQLATEPTLWMALARLAREFGRHSTHACLQLEESSEGIRLIRHDQHVDAHSEA; from the coding sequence ATGTCCGAGCCGTTTCACAGCCAGCAGTCCACCAGCTCCCACGTTCGATCGGTGGGAATTCCCCTCGTTCGAGCGGTTCAGCTCGAGCCCTTCGTCGCGGCTGCCGAGCGGCTCGGCATCCGAACGGAGCGCTATCTGGATCAGGTGCGGCTTTCGGGATCCGTCCTCGAGCGTCCCCAGGAGATGATCGCCCGCCGGCAGGTCTGGGGTTTCGCCAACCAAATCGAAAGGGAGCAAGGCCTCACGAACTATGGGCTCGAGGCGGCCACGACGGACCCGATCGCGACGCTTGGAGCCTTCGGCCGCCAACTCGCGACGGAGCCCACTCTCTGGATGGCGCTGGCGCGCCTGGCTCGTGAGTTCGGGCGCCACAGCACGCACGCCTGCCTACAGTTGGAGGAGTCCTCGGAGGGCATCCGGCTCATCCGCCATGACCAGCATGTAGACGCTCACTCAGAAGCGTAG